One Rosa chinensis cultivar Old Blush chromosome 5, RchiOBHm-V2, whole genome shotgun sequence genomic region harbors:
- the LOC112163898 gene encoding glycine-rich protein DOT1-like, producing the protein MNKTQLDKEESGGLRGNLVRGDGEGGNVEWREGESGDEQRTLHHWKCHERKERELVDGEVGRSGQAKRLGEGGDEGEGEGDGGSGGGGGGWEGSGGVGLSKWQI; encoded by the coding sequence ATGAACAAAACTCAGCTAGATAAAGAAGAATCTGGTGGCTTGAGAGGAAATTTGGTTCGTGGTGATGGAGAAGGAGGAAACGTGGAATGGAGAGAAGGTGAAAGTGGTGATGAACAGAGAACTCTCCATCACTGGAAATGTCATGAGAGGAAAGAGAGGGAGCTGGTAGATGGTGAAGTGGGCAGATCTGGTCAAGCAAAGAGGTTGGGTGAAGGTGGAGATGAAGGTGAAGGTGAAGGTGATGGGGGAagtggtggaggtggtggtgggtgGGAAGGGAGTGGTGGTGTTGGACTCTCAAAATGGCAGATCTAG
- the LOC112165593 gene encoding nucleosome assembly protein 1;3: protein MEIDNLGLNMKDTTPAEKTFRELQEDLRKIHAKIVVQEEIFVKERAKWEAENRRHYNKNEFFINRCRWDAKYKKRHFQCVYEDRRKAVKDVPCFWVTAMYANKIIRKEIAKHDEDALEFLKDIKSCRTDDLKGFQLEFMFDSSNPYFKNEVLTKKYELKDGGECTFLMAVGTEIKWYPGKTLTESIEKMTIGSEVVQVVQTCQSFFNFFATKTHRTSLCLDEDADKLEGNIIPLDYAIAVILRDDIIPHAISWFNYDEEGAMDEED, encoded by the exons ATGGAAATCGACAACTTGG gTTTGAACATGAAGGATACTACTCCTGCGGAAAAG ACATTCAGAGAATTGCAGGAAGATTTGAGAAAGATTCAT GCCAAGATTGTGGTGCAGGAAGAGATCTTTGTGAAGGAGAGAGCTAAATGGGAAGCTGAAAACAGGCGTCACTACAACAAG AATGAGTTTTTTATCAACAGATGTCGTTGGGATGCAAAATATAAGAAACGACACTTTCAGTGTGTATATGAAGAT AGAAGGAAGGCTGTTAAAGATGTCCCTTGCTTTTGGGTTACGGCAATGTATGCTAACAAGATAATTCGTAAGGAG ATTGCAAAGCACGATGAAGATGCTCTCGAATTCCTGAAGGATATCAAGTCATGTAGGACAGATGATCTAAAAGGATTCCAGCTGGAATTCATGTTTGATTCTTccaatccttatttcaaaaatgAGGTCCTCACCAAAAAGTATGAGCTGAAGGATGGAGGAGAGTGTACATTCTTGATGGCAGTTGG GACGGAAATCAAATGGTATCCTGGCAAAACCTTGACAGAAAGTATTGAGAAAATGACCATTGGATCTGAGGTTGTTCAAGTAGTCCAAACATGTCAAAGTTTCTTCAACTTCTTTGCTACGAAGACTCATCGGACTTCTCTTTGTTTGGATGAAGATGCT GATAAACTCGAAGGCAATATTATTCCCCTGGATTATGCAATCGC TGTCATACTTAGAGATGATATCATTCCACACGCAATATCGTGGTTTAATTATGATGAAGAAGGTGCTATGGATGAAGAAGATTAG
- the LOC112165594 gene encoding DNA topoisomerase 6 subunit A, giving the protein MANSNNQSSSSSHGKILYKIPSWVTPDKKEFHNRTMEFLAWYRKSNRTLPSPSNKCMKVKDMSREEVLEKIREEKKRIEDDCSFELVDQSASNKMFDDGAQRLLLKDGKKLYKPQKATKEAYGRVLNVVKDICEHKKSRTLRDIFYTAPKLFRKQSRSNKAVNQLSCEVGCTRTSLNVIAGDRGFVIGPFTFKLDGRSVDCNSEFGPDNRVRVGQVVPPYISSVSDMKNNGARFVLVVESVSAYQRLTGDNFHNDYKCIIMTGKGMSDLALREFAKYIMDTFEIPIFLLSDSDP; this is encoded by the coding sequence ATGGCCAACAGCAACAACCAGAGCTCCTCAAGCTCCCATGGTAAAATCCTATACAAAATTCCTTCTTGGGTCACACCGGATAAGAAGGAGTTTCACAATAGAACAATGGAGTTCCTTGCATGGTACCGGAAGTCTAACCGCACCTTGCCTTCTCCCTCCAATAAATGCATGAAGGTCAAAGATATGTCTCGCGAAGAAGTATTGGAGAAAATTAGGGAGGAGAAGAAACGTATTGAAGATGATTGTTCCTTTGAGTTGGTTGATCAATCAGCCTCCAACAAAATGTTCGATGACGGTGCCCAACGTTTACTTCTAAAAGACGGCAAAAAACTTTACAAGCCGCAAAAAGCTACAAAAGAAGCCTATGGTCGTGTTCTAAATGTTGTTAAAGATATATGTGAGCACAAGAAGTCCCGCACCCTCCGTGATATCTTTTACACGGCTCCCAAACTTTTCCGCAAGCAATCTAGGTCTAACAAAGCCGTTAATCAACTCAGTTGTGAAGTAGGTTGCACTCGTACCAGCCTCAATGTCATTGCAGGAGATAGAGGCTTTGTCATAGGTCCTTTTACTTTCAAGCTAGACGGAAGATCGGTCGATTGTAACAGTGAATTTGGTCCAGATAATAGGGTCAGGGTTGGACAAGTCGTTCCGCCTTATATAAGTTCTGTTAGTGATATGAAGAACAATGGTGCAAGGTTCGTGTTAGTAGTGGAAAGTGTATCTGCTTATCAAAGATTGACGGGGGACAACTTTCATAATGATTATAAGTGTATAATCATGACCGGAAAAGGCATGTCTGATCTAGCACTTAGAGAATTCGCAAAGTATATAATGGACACATTCGAGATTCCAATATTTCTCCTCTCAGATTCTGATCCATGA
- the LOC112165595 gene encoding kinesin-like protein KIN-5D gives MESQQRRGGGGGGLVSLSPSQTPRSSDKSARDLRSADSNSTNRHEKEKGVNVQVLVRCRPLSEDESRVHTPVVISCNENRREVAAVQSIANKQIDRTFAFDKVFGPASEQKELYDQAVSPIVNEVLEGYNCTIFAYGQTGTGKTYTMEGGARKKNGEFPSDAGVIPRAVKQIFDILEAQVAEYSMKVTFLELYNEEITDLLALEESTKFIDDKTKKPIALMEDGKGGVFVRGLEEEIVCTANEIYKILEKGSAKRRTAETLLNKQSSRSHSIFSITIHIKECTPEGEEMIKCGKLNLVDLAGSENISRSGARDGRAREAGEINKSLLTLGRVINALVEHSGHIPYRDSKLTRLLRDSLGGKTKTCIIATISPSIHCLEETLSTLDYAHRAKNIKNKPEVNQKMMKSALIKDLYTEIDRLKQEVYAAREKNGIYIPRDRYLHEEAEKKAMAEKIERMELESESKDKVSLELQELYNSQQLLTAELTDKLEKTEKKLEETEHSLDDLEEKHRQANATIKEKEFLISNLLKSEKSLVERAFELRAELENAASDVSNLFSKIERKDKIEDGNRILVQKFQSQLTQQLEILHKTVAVAVTQQEQQLKDMEEDMQSFVSTKAEATEELRGRLGKLKKMYGSGIKTLDGIAVDLEGNSQSTFCHLNSEVSNHSSAVEDLFKGIASEADELLNDLQSNLHKQEEKLSAHAQQQREAHARAVEMARSVSKVTVDFFKTLDMHASSLSQIVEEAQTVNDKKLSELEEKFEECAANEERQLLEKVAELLASSNARKKRLVQTAVNDLRESATSRTNKLQQEMSTMQDSTSSIKAKWTIHMEKTESHYLEDTSAVECGKKDMEEVLQNCLNKAKMGEQQWKNAQESLLSLEKKNVASVDSIVRRGTEANQVLRERFSSAVSAALEDVDVADKDLLSSIDHSLQLDHDACGNLNSTIGPCCGDLRELKGGHYHNIVEITENAGKFLLEEYVVDEPSCSTPRKRSFNLPSIASIEELRTPAFEDLLRSFWDGRSAKQANGDAKHLAGAYEGAQSLRDSRLPLTAIN, from the exons ATGGAGTCGCAGcagagaagaggaggaggaggaggaggactggTGTCTCTGTCGCCGTCGCAGACGCCGCGGTCGAGCGACAAGTCGGCGAGAGATCTGCGATCGGCGGATTCGAATTCGACGAACAGGCATGAGAAAGAGAAGGGCGTCAATGTGCAGGTTCTTGTGCGTTGCAG GCCTCTGAGTGAAGATGAAAGTAGGGTACATACGCCGGTTGTGATTTCTTGCAATGAGAATAGAAGGGAAGTGGCTGCAGTTCAGAGTATTGCTAACAAGCAGATTGATAGAACCTTTGCCTTCGACAAG GTCTTTGGTCCAGCATCAGAACAGAAGGAATTGTATGATCAGGCGGTGTCTCCTATTGTGAACGAAGTACTTGAGGGGTATAACTGCACTATCTTTGCGTATGGTCAGACAGGGACGGGAAAGACGTACACAATGGAAGGAGGAGCAAGAAAGAAG AATGGGGAGTTTCCAAGTGATGCTGGTGTTATCCCAAGAGCTGTGAAACAAATTTTTGACATATTAGAAGCTCAGGTTGCTGAGTATAGCATGAAAGTCACTTTTTTAGAGCTGTATAATGAGGAGATAACTGATCTGTTGGCTTTAGAGGAGAGCACAAAGTTTATAGATGACAAAACTAAGAAACCGATAGCTCTCATGGAAGATGGAAAAGGCGGTGTTTTTGTGAGAGGCTTGGAAGAAGAGATCGTGTGCACAGCAAATGAAATTTATAAAATCTTGGAGAAAGGATCTGCAAAAAGGCGTACAGCTGAGACTCTTCTCAACAAGCAAAGTAGTCGTTCACACTCTATATTTTCAATCACAATCCACATTAAGGAATGTACTCCAGAGGGTGAAGAAATGATCAAGTGTGGGAAGCTGAATCTTGTTGACCTTGCTGGTTCAGAGAACATTTCTCGCTCTGGTGCAAGAGAT GGCAGAGCAAGGGAAGCTGGAGAGATAAATAAAAGCTTGCTTACTCTTGGTCGTGTCATAAATGCTCTAGTTGAGCACTCTGGTCATATTCCATATAG GGATAGTAAACTAACAAGATTATTGAGGGACTCCTTAGGAGGGAAAACCAAGACATGCATAATAGCTACCATATCACCCTCCATCCATTGTTTGGAAGAAACACTCAGCACCTTGGACTATGCACACCGTGCCAAGAATATAAAGAATAAACCAGAG GTTAATCAAAAGATGATGAAATCAGCTTTGATCAAGGATTTATATACTGAAATTGACCGTCtcaagcaag AGGTATATGCTGCAAGAGAGAAGAATGGTATCTATATACCACGGGATCGGTATCTTCATGAAGAAGCCGAGAAGAAG GCAATGGCGGAAAAGATAGAGCGCATGGAACTTGAATCTGAATCCAAGGACAAG GTATCATTGGAGCTTCAGGAACTTTACAATTCTCAGCAACTTTTGACTGCAGAATTGACTGATAAACTTGAAAAAACTGAG AAAAAGCTCGAGGAAACTGAACATTCATTGGATGATCTTGAGGAAAAACATCGGCAGGCAAATGCGACCATTAAAGAGAAGGAATTTCTGATATCCAATCTCCTCAAATCGG AGAAATCACTTGTTGAGCGTGCATTTGAGCTTCGAGCAGAGCTAGAGAATGCTGCATCAGATGTGTccaatttattttccaaaattg AGCGCAAGGATAAAATTGAAGATGGGAATCGGATACTGGTCCAGAAATTCCAGTCACAGCTAACTCAACAGCTTGAAATCTTGCATAAGACAGTGGCAGTTGCAGTGACACAACAGGAGCAGCAGTTGAAGGATATGGAAGAAGATATGCAGTCATTTGTATCCACAAAGGCAGAG GCTACCGAAGAACTTCGAGGAAGACTAGGAAAGCTGAAAAAAATGTATGGTTCTGGTATCAAGACACTGGATGGTATAGCAGTGGACCTTGAAGGAAATTCTCAGTCAACTTTTTGTCATCTAAATTCTGAAGTTTCTAACCACTCTTCTGCAGTGGAGGAT CTCTTCAAAGGAATTGCTTCAGAAGCTGATGAATTACTTAATGATCTTCAAAGTAATCTTCACAAGCAAGAGGAGAAGCTAAGCGCACATGCACAACAACAGCGTGAG GCTCATGCCAGAGCAGTGGAAATGGCACGGTCAGTTTCTAAAGTTACTGTGGACTTCTTCAAGACTCTAGACATGCATGCATCCAGTTTAAGCCAAATTGTGGAAGAAGCACAAACTGTCAATGATAAGAAACTGTCTGAGCTTGAAGAAAAGTTTGAG gaGTGTGCTGCTAATGAAGAAAGGCAGTTGCTAGAAAAAGTGGCAGAGCTGCTGGCAAGTTCAAATGCTAGGAAGAAAAGACTG GTCCAAACAGCAGTTAATGACCTTCGGGAGAGTGCAACTAGCAGAACCAACAAGCTACAGCAAGAAATGTCAACCATGCAAGATTCTACTTCTTCTATCAAAGCAAAATGGACAATTCACATGGAAAAGACAGAATCTCATTACCTGGAAGATACATCTGCTGTGGAATGTGGAAAGAAAGACATGGAGGAGGTTCTTCAGAATTG TTTGAACAAGGCAAAAATGGGTGAACAACAATGGAAGAATGCTCAAGAGTCCTTGCTAAgtctagaaaagaaaaatgttgcTTCTGTGGACTCCATTGTTAG GAGGGGAACGGAAGCCAATCAAGTTCTACGGGAAAGGTTTTCCTCTGCTGTTTCGGCTGCACTTGAAGATGTAGATGTTGCAGACAAAGATCTCCTTTCTTCTATTGACC ATTCATTACAACTTGACCATGATGCTTGTGGAAACCTAAACTCAACTATCGGTCCCTGTTGCGGGGATTTGAGGGAACTTAAGGGAGGCCACTACCATAATATTGTCGAAATCACTGAGAATGCAGGAAAATTTCTACTGGAGGAATATGTG GTGGATGAACCATCGTGTTCCACACCGCGAAAGAGGTCATTCAATCTTCCTAGCATTGCATCCATTGAAGAACTTCGGACTCCTGCTTTTGAGGACTTGTTGAGATCATTCTGGGATGGAAGATCGGCAAAGCAGGCAAATGGAGACGCAAAACATCTTGCAGGGGCTTATGAGGGTGCACAATCCTTAAGAGATTCCAGACTTCCTCTCACTGCTATTAACTGA